The Scomber japonicus isolate fScoJap1 chromosome 8, fScoJap1.pri, whole genome shotgun sequence genome has a segment encoding these proteins:
- the LOC128362829 gene encoding uncharacterized protein LOC128362829: MRIQSVCLLLVLFSATVLSLDLDTKGSKLEDTTQPQPDRNRPYSKSGTEGWCIYRGRHKERRSKASMVETRESVPETVLEGCTVDHIFAIKTVDVGQNVTLTCSRQKSSQSTLFWIRLVSGTFPEILGGAYNFDYDVVDQYNHHITAKQGPGTFVLHITETQLSDTAVYYCIEVRNTRMTFLSGTFLRVKGPEPDITAITQDIQSDPVSSGDSVTLQCSVLSESESKRCPEHKVFWFRAGSNESHHSLIFAHGNSADECEKSPEARSPKKCVYSFSKNVSSSDAGTYYCAVATCGEILFGNRTKLDSKAPVIIRSDSQKANMIIYLLCAALAINLVVTAILTYCIKRKSCDCCNATLQTSAES; encoded by the exons GATCGAAGCTAGAGGACaccacacagccacagccaGATAGGAACAGGCCATACTCAAAGTCAGGAACAGAAGGCTGGTGCATCTACCGGGGTagacacaaggagaggaggtcaaaagCAAGCATGGTCGAAACCAGGGAATCAGTCCCTGAAACAGTGCTGGAAG gatgCACCGTCGATCACATCTTTGCAATAAAGACTGTTGATGTTGGACAAAATGTGACTCTGACATGTAGCCGCCAGAAATCCTCGCAATCAACCTTATTTTGGATCAGGCTTGTTTCTGGAACTTTTCCTGAAATTTTAGGTGGAGCATATAACTTTGATTATGATGTTGTTGATCAATATAATCATCATATTACAGCGAAACAAGGGCCTGGAACATTTGTTCTGCATATTACTGAAACGCAGTTAAGTGATACTGCAGTCTACTACTGTATAGAAGTGAGAAATACCCGTAtgacatttttgagtggaacaTTTCTCAGAGTCAAAg GACCAGAACCTGATATCACAGCCATCACTCAGGACATTCAATCTGATCCAGTCAGTTCTGGAGACTCTGTGACTCTCCAGTGTTCAGTGCTCTCTGAGTCTGAGAGTAAAAGGTGTCCCGAACACAAAGTGTTCTGGTTCAGAGCTGGATCAAATGAATCTCATCACAGTTTAATTTTCGCTCATGGAAACAGTgctgatgaatgtgaaaagaGTCCTGAGGCTCGTTCACCAAAGAAATGCGTCTACAGCTTCTCTAAGAACGTCAGCTCCTCTGATGCTGGGACTTATTACTGTGCTGTGGCCACATGTGGGGAGATATTATTTGGAAATAGAACAAAACTGGACAGTAAAG ctcCAGTTATCATCAGGAGTGATTCACAGAAGGCCAACATGATTATCTACCTGCTGTGTGCTGCTTTGGCCATAAATCTGGTTGTAACAGCCATTCTCACATACTGCATCAAGAGGAAATCTTGTGATTGTTGTAACG CTACGTTACAGACCTCTGCAGAGAGTTAA